The proteins below are encoded in one region of Corallococcus silvisoli:
- a CDS encoding sensor histidine kinase, translating into MQGADARQQVLWRRARTLAAISAGLTLVLGFLGLCGWALESVPLTQLWDDLPAMVPLSALGLMLAAGAELALGRRQEARRRFGRLLALAVVLSSGFLLSTYLWLPDDAVFQGLGGRVSPQSASVLLLLGLALLFRDAPGRGRWLSPALALGALLASFTLLVAYSFQEPRFYWFAGQDTGVALHTTIGLLMLSVGALLLRPERGFVADLLRPGAGGLMARRLLPALLVPLLGTVGMSQLLSHTHAQPRLAWSLLGVTQTAVLAWVVWRAATRLNALDSEQQRAEARAREDARAQRRLAEENARLYRQAEQASRAREDVLAVVSHDLKNPLSTVRLGASMLARRLPAPPEGAALQRQVAAINRAAGHMQDLISRLLDAARLDAGQSLVMDLKRELLDGLAVEALALVEPQAQGKGIRLELQVSEGLSACCDRPRILQVLANLLGNALKFTPPGGRVTVSAAHDAGMARVSVRDTGPGISRADQAHLFQRHWQAHDTAHQGSGLGLYIASGIVTAHGGRIWVDSDEGRGTTFTFTLPDTPSAHPRLDSPERHV; encoded by the coding sequence GTGCAAGGAGCGGACGCGCGACAGCAGGTACTCTGGCGCCGGGCACGCACGCTGGCGGCGATCTCCGCGGGCCTGACGCTCGTCCTGGGGTTCCTGGGGCTCTGCGGCTGGGCGCTGGAGAGCGTGCCCCTGACACAGCTCTGGGACGACCTGCCCGCCATGGTGCCGCTGTCGGCCCTGGGCCTGATGCTCGCCGCGGGCGCGGAGCTGGCGCTGGGCAGGCGCCAGGAAGCGAGGCGCCGGTTCGGGAGGCTGCTGGCCTTGGCGGTCGTGCTGTCGAGCGGCTTCCTGCTGAGCACCTACCTCTGGCTCCCGGACGACGCCGTGTTCCAGGGGCTGGGAGGGCGCGTCTCGCCCCAGTCCGCGTCGGTGTTGCTGCTGCTGGGCCTGGCGCTGCTGTTCCGGGACGCGCCGGGGCGGGGCCGGTGGCTGTCCCCAGCGCTGGCCCTGGGCGCCCTGCTGGCGTCGTTCACCCTGCTGGTGGCCTACTCGTTCCAGGAGCCCCGCTTCTACTGGTTCGCGGGCCAGGACACCGGCGTCGCGCTGCACACCACCATTGGCCTGTTGATGCTGTCGGTGGGGGCCCTGCTGCTGCGCCCGGAGCGCGGCTTCGTGGCGGACCTGCTGCGGCCGGGCGCCGGGGGCCTGATGGCCCGGAGGCTGCTGCCCGCGCTGCTGGTGCCGCTGCTGGGCACGGTGGGGATGAGCCAGCTCTTGAGCCACACGCACGCCCAGCCCCGCCTGGCGTGGTCGCTGCTGGGGGTGACCCAGACGGCCGTGCTGGCCTGGGTGGTCTGGCGCGCGGCCACCCGGCTCAACGCCCTGGACTCCGAACAGCAGCGCGCGGAGGCGCGGGCGCGGGAGGACGCACGCGCCCAGCGCCGGCTCGCCGAGGAGAACGCGCGGCTCTACCGGCAGGCGGAGCAGGCCTCCCGCGCGCGCGAGGACGTCCTGGCCGTCGTGTCGCACGACCTCAAGAATCCGCTCTCCACCGTGCGGCTGGGGGCCTCCATGCTGGCGCGGCGGCTCCCGGCTCCGCCCGAAGGCGCGGCGCTCCAACGGCAGGTGGCGGCCATCAACCGGGCCGCGGGCCACATGCAGGACCTCATCAGCCGGCTGCTGGACGCGGCGCGGCTGGACGCGGGCCAGTCCCTGGTGATGGACCTCAAGCGGGAGCTCCTGGACGGGCTCGCCGTGGAGGCGCTGGCCCTGGTGGAGCCCCAGGCCCAGGGCAAGGGCATCCGCCTGGAGCTCCAGGTCTCCGAGGGGCTGAGCGCCTGCTGCGACCGGCCCCGCATCCTCCAGGTGCTGGCCAACCTGCTGGGCAACGCCCTCAAGTTCACCCCGCCCGGAGGCCGCGTGACGGTGTCCGCCGCGCACGACGCGGGCATGGCGCGCGTGAGCGTGCGGGACACCGGCCCCGGCATCTCCCGGGCCGACCAGGCCCACCTCTTCCAACGCCACTGGCAGGCACACGACACCGCCCACCAGGGCAGCGGCCTGGGCCTCTACATCGCCAGCGGTATCGTCACCGCCCACGGGGGCCGCATCTGGGTGGACAGCGACGAAGGACGCGGTACGACGTTCACCTTCACCCTGCCGGATACGCCCTCCGCCCACCCGAGGCTTGACAGCCCCGAGAGGCACGTCTAA